A window of Mucilaginibacter sp. PAMC 26640 contains these coding sequences:
- a CDS encoding aspartate kinase — protein MKVLKFGGTSVGSPARMKNLLDIINPAEQQIVVLSAVSGTTNSLVEIGRAYLNGDKQKAAQLISSVKDKYELFIKELLEKPEFYAQGKEVIDYHFGLLSGMANDLFTAIEDKIILAQGELLSTTLYHIYLKEIGVPSVLLPALDFMKTDEDSEPVVEYITGALTPLLAKHKGVNLFITQGYICRNVFGEIDNLRRGGSDYTASLIGAGIRSEEVQIWTDIDGMHNNDPRIVKGTSPIAQLSFDEAAELAYFGAKILHPQSVFPAQKYKIPVRLLNTMDPQAAGTLITNDSERDKIKSIAAKDDITAIKIQSSRMLLAHGFLRRVFEVFERYRTSIDMITTSEVAVSLTIDDTTYLGEITKELAIYGSVDIDVNQTIICVVGDFGAEKHGYAARVLEALKHIPIRMISYGGSDHNMSVLVKTEDKVEALRSLHNRLF, from the coding sequence ATGAAAGTTTTAAAATTTGGCGGTACATCGGTGGGCAGTCCTGCCCGGATGAAAAACCTGCTGGATATCATCAACCCTGCCGAGCAGCAAATTGTAGTGCTTTCGGCCGTATCCGGTACAACAAACAGTTTGGTAGAAATTGGCCGGGCTTACCTTAACGGCGATAAGCAGAAGGCAGCTCAACTGATCAGCAGCGTTAAAGATAAATATGAACTTTTCATAAAGGAATTATTAGAAAAGCCTGAATTTTACGCGCAGGGCAAAGAGGTGATTGATTACCACTTTGGTTTACTGAGCGGAATGGCTAACGACCTGTTTACTGCTATAGAAGATAAAATTATTTTGGCGCAGGGTGAGTTGCTGTCAACAACGCTGTACCATATCTATTTAAAGGAGATTGGTGTACCCTCGGTATTGCTGCCTGCACTGGATTTTATGAAAACCGATGAAGACAGCGAGCCAGTTGTTGAATATATCACGGGGGCTTTAACCCCGTTGTTAGCCAAGCACAAAGGGGTGAACCTTTTTATTACCCAGGGCTATATTTGCCGCAATGTGTTCGGTGAGATTGATAACCTGCGCCGCGGCGGCAGCGATTACACGGCATCATTGATAGGGGCGGGCATCCGCAGCGAAGAGGTGCAGATCTGGACGGATATTGACGGCATGCACAATAACGACCCGAGGATTGTAAAAGGTACCTCTCCCATTGCACAGCTATCGTTTGATGAAGCTGCAGAGCTGGCCTATTTTGGCGCAAAGATCCTGCATCCGCAAAGCGTTTTTCCCGCGCAAAAGTACAAGATCCCGGTACGGCTTTTAAACACAATGGACCCGCAGGCGGCGGGCACACTCATTACTAATGATAGCGAGCGAGATAAGATAAAGTCAATTGCGGCTAAGGATGATATAACCGCTATCAAGATCCAAAGCAGCCGGATGCTGCTGGCACATGGCTTTTTACGCCGCGTGTTTGAAGTTTTTGAGCGTTACCGTACCAGTATTGATATGATCACCACCTCGGAAGTTGCCGTATCGCTAACTATTGATGATACCACTTACCTTGGCGAGATCACAAAAGAACTGGCTATCTATGGTTCTGTAGATATCGATGTTAACCAGACTATAATTTGTGTGGTGGGCGATTTCGGCGCAGAGAAACATGGTTATGCAGCCCGCGTGCTGGAAGCGCTGAAACATATTCCTATCCGGATGATCTCCTACGGTGGCAGCGATCATAATATGTCGGTATTGGTGAAAACGGAAGATAAGGTGGAGGCACTGAGAAGCTTACATAACAGGCTGTTTTAA
- a CDS encoding diaminopimelate decarboxylase has product MFKKDTIERFKGIETPFYYYNMDVLRQTLDACRDASSAYGFHVHYAMKANFNPKVVENIQTYGFGADCVSGNEVKAALAHGFDKSKVVFAGVGKSDKEINLALDEDIFCFNVESVQELEIINHLARAKGKVAGIAIRINPNVDAHTHHYITTGLDENKFGINTWQLNDVVEMLRKCSNLKFLGIHFHIGSQITDMEVYKSLCIRINEMQDWFENHGFAIRILNAGGGLGVDYYNPDTNNIPDFKNYFEVFKKFLNVKPGQEVHFELGRALVAQSASLISRVLYVKIGQKKNFLILDAGMTELMRPMLYQAYHSIENLSREGGKAESMEDGKDESVAAESSQISNLNSHILKYDVVGPICESTDCFRKDVDLPESFRGDLIAVRTAGAYGEVMASHYNLRDQVQSVYSA; this is encoded by the coding sequence ATGTTTAAAAAAGATACCATAGAACGCTTTAAGGGGATTGAAACCCCGTTTTATTACTACAACATGGATGTGCTGCGGCAAACGCTTGATGCCTGCCGCGATGCTTCCTCCGCCTACGGGTTTCATGTGCATTATGCCATGAAAGCTAACTTTAATCCCAAGGTGGTTGAAAATATTCAAACCTACGGTTTTGGAGCCGACTGTGTGAGCGGTAATGAAGTTAAAGCCGCCCTTGCGCATGGTTTTGATAAAAGTAAAGTAGTTTTCGCCGGCGTAGGTAAATCTGATAAAGAGATCAACCTGGCGCTGGATGAGGATATTTTTTGCTTCAATGTGGAATCGGTGCAGGAGCTGGAGATCATCAACCACCTGGCCAGGGCAAAAGGTAAGGTGGCCGGCATTGCTATTCGCATTAACCCAAATGTTGATGCCCATACCCACCACTATATAACCACGGGATTGGATGAAAATAAATTCGGCATCAACACCTGGCAGCTGAATGATGTGGTGGAGATGCTGCGCAAATGCAGCAACCTGAAGTTTTTAGGTATTCACTTCCATATAGGTTCGCAAATAACGGACATGGAGGTGTACAAAAGCCTCTGCATCCGTATTAACGAAATGCAGGACTGGTTTGAGAACCATGGTTTTGCCATCAGGATCTTAAACGCAGGCGGTGGCTTGGGGGTAGATTACTATAACCCGGATACGAACAATATCCCTGATTTTAAAAACTACTTTGAAGTGTTTAAGAAATTCCTGAACGTAAAACCCGGCCAGGAAGTGCACTTTGAACTGGGCCGCGCGCTGGTTGCGCAGTCTGCATCGCTGATATCGCGTGTACTGTATGTTAAAATAGGGCAGAAGAAAAATTTCCTGATCCTGGATGCCGGGATGACGGAGCTTATGCGCCCCATGTTGTACCAGGCGTACCACTCCATCGAAAATTTAAGCAGGGAAGGCGGAAAGGCGGAAAGTATGGAAGACGGTAAGGACGAAAGTGTGGCAGCTGAATCGTCTCAGATCTCAAATCTAAATTCTCACATCCTCAAATATGATGTTGTTGGCCCTATCTGCGAAAGCACGGATTGTTTCAGAAAAGATGTCGACCTGCCGGAATCTTTCCGGGGCGACCTGATAGCGGTACGTACCGCCGGCGCTTACGGAGAAGTAATGGCCTCCCACTATAACCTTCGCGATCAGGTGCAATCTGTGTATTCGGCTTAA
- a CDS encoding haloacid dehalogenase → MKAFIFDLNGTMVNDMPYHATAWKRVANEVLGGTFTDAEIKQNMYGKNAEVLVRLFGKDRFTDAEMDRLSQDKEEQYRREYINELQLLPGLQNFLDKAYQAGIPMAIGSAAITSNIDFVLDNLNIRHYFKAIVSADDVTHSKPDPESFLKPAQLLGVKPENCIVFEDVPKGAEAAKNAGMKAIILTTTHPVEDFHALDNIIHFNTDYNDDYFAGLV, encoded by the coding sequence ATGAAAGCTTTTATATTTGACTTGAACGGAACGATGGTAAATGATATGCCCTATCATGCCACTGCATGGAAACGCGTTGCCAACGAAGTACTGGGGGGCACCTTTACCGATGCCGAGATTAAACAAAATATGTACGGTAAAAACGCAGAGGTGCTGGTACGCTTATTTGGGAAAGACCGGTTTACCGATGCGGAAATGGATAGACTATCCCAGGATAAAGAGGAACAATACCGCCGCGAATACATCAACGAACTGCAACTGCTGCCAGGATTGCAAAATTTCCTCGACAAAGCCTACCAGGCAGGCATTCCAATGGCCATCGGCTCAGCTGCGATTACGTCAAATATCGATTTCGTGCTGGATAATCTCAACATTCGCCATTATTTTAAAGCCATTGTTAGCGCTGATGATGTTACCCACAGCAAGCCTGATCCAGAGTCGTTTCTGAAACCTGCGCAGTTACTAGGTGTTAAGCCAGAAAACTGTATCGTTTTTGAAGATGTTCCTAAAGGTGCCGAAGCAGCAAAGAATGCGGGCATGAAAGCAATTATATTGACTACGACACACCCAGTGGAAGACTTTCATGCGCTTGATAATATAATACATTTTAATACTGATTATAATGATGATTATTTTGCAGGATTAGTTTAA
- a CDS encoding cold-shock protein, producing the protein MQKEGTVKFFNETKGFGFITPAGGGADVFVHSTGLIDEIRENDKVEFEVENGRKGLNAVNVKVV; encoded by the coding sequence ATGCAAAAAGAAGGAACAGTAAAATTTTTCAATGAGACAAAAGGTTTTGGCTTTATTACACCAGCAGGTGGCGGCGCAGACGTATTTGTTCATTCAACAGGTCTGATCGACGAAATCCGTGAAAACGATAAAGTTGAGTTCGAAGTAGAGAACGGCAGAAAAGGCCTTAACGCAGTAAATGTAAAAGTTGTTTAA
- a CDS encoding aminopeptidase, whose amino-acid sequence MLKPIAFSLLCGLFIIQAQAQQKLYMPRDIQQAYTKGSRSSDGKPGSKYWQNFGRYNISVMLTPPGRTVKGTEQIIYVNNSPDTLKRLNMKLILNIHRPGAARDGNTGLDYLTEGIQIDKFLVAGETKQWNNKTAATTNQSVSLTKPLMPHDSVQLNIDWHFDLSKESGREGRIDTTSFYLAYFYPRVAVYDDYAGWDRVEFVDSKEFYNDFNDYTLSVTVPKNYIVWATGTLQNPSEVLQKEYAKRLQKSMTSDSTIHVATLAELAGNKVTSQNETNTWVWKSEHITDVAVGISDHYIWDAASVIVDKAAGRRSSMQAAYPEAAFDFKKSVQYGRNALGWFSHNWPGVPYPFPKMTAFKGFADMEYPMMVNDSQFGDPTFAQLVQDHEIAHTWFPFYMGINECKYAFMDEGWATTFEYLIGIAENGPEKAAAFYKQFRIDSWIGDKSTAEDQPIITMSSEQKGGYGNNAYGKPSLSYLALKDMLGDDLFKKSLHGYMDRWHGKHPIPWDYFNSMSNVSGKDLTWFFNNWFFTNGYNDLAIINPVKGKDGYTITVKNVGGFAIPFDVLLTFADGTTQTIHKTPAVWETNQKEIYVTFKAAIGKSLKSVILAGGIFVDATPQDNIWTL is encoded by the coding sequence ATGCTTAAACCTATTGCATTTTCCCTACTCTGCGGCCTGTTTATTATCCAGGCCCAGGCCCAGCAAAAGCTTTATATGCCACGCGATATTCAGCAGGCATACACAAAAGGCAGCCGTTCTTCTGATGGTAAGCCCGGCAGCAAATACTGGCAAAATTTTGGGCGGTATAATATCAGCGTAATGCTTACGCCGCCGGGCCGAACTGTTAAAGGCACAGAGCAGATCATTTATGTGAACAACAGCCCCGACACTTTAAAGAGGCTGAACATGAAACTGATCCTGAACATCCACCGCCCCGGTGCAGCACGCGATGGCAACACCGGTTTAGACTATTTAACAGAAGGCATACAAATAGACAAGTTTTTGGTAGCCGGCGAAACGAAACAATGGAACAATAAAACAGCAGCGACCACCAACCAGTCGGTTTCACTTACTAAACCCTTAATGCCGCATGATTCTGTACAATTAAATATCGACTGGCATTTTGACTTGAGTAAAGAAAGCGGACGCGAAGGCAGGATTGATACCACATCTTTCTACCTGGCCTACTTCTACCCGCGCGTAGCTGTTTATGATGATTATGCCGGCTGGGACCGCGTTGAATTTGTAGACTCTAAAGAGTTTTACAACGATTTTAACGACTATACCCTCAGCGTAACTGTACCCAAAAACTATATTGTTTGGGCAACAGGCACCTTACAAAACCCAAGTGAGGTTTTGCAGAAAGAGTATGCTAAGCGCCTCCAAAAATCCATGACCAGCGATTCTACTATTCATGTAGCAACGCTTGCCGAGTTAGCAGGTAATAAAGTCACCAGTCAGAACGAAACAAATACTTGGGTCTGGAAATCAGAACACATTACCGATGTGGCTGTGGGTATTAGTGATCATTATATTTGGGATGCAGCAAGTGTAATTGTTGACAAAGCTGCTGGGAGAAGGTCAAGTATGCAGGCTGCCTACCCCGAGGCCGCCTTCGATTTCAAAAAATCGGTTCAGTATGGCCGTAACGCTCTAGGCTGGTTTAGCCATAACTGGCCGGGTGTGCCCTACCCTTTCCCTAAGATGACTGCGTTTAAAGGGTTTGCCGATATGGAATACCCCATGATGGTGAATGATAGCCAGTTTGGCGACCCTACCTTTGCACAATTGGTGCAGGACCACGAGATCGCCCATACCTGGTTCCCTTTTTATATGGGCATTAACGAGTGCAAGTACGCTTTTATGGATGAAGGTTGGGCTACAACTTTTGAGTACCTGATTGGCATAGCTGAGAACGGCCCCGAAAAAGCGGCCGCTTTTTACAAGCAATTTCGGATCGACAGCTGGATAGGTGATAAATCAACTGCCGAAGACCAACCCATCATTACGATGTCGAGCGAGCAAAAAGGTGGTTATGGAAACAACGCGTACGGAAAACCATCATTAAGCTACCTCGCTTTAAAAGATATGTTAGGCGATGACCTGTTTAAAAAATCCCTTCACGGGTACATGGACAGATGGCACGGAAAACATCCTATTCCATGGGATTATTTTAATTCGATGAGCAATGTATCTGGAAAAGATCTAACCTGGTTCTTCAACAACTGGTTCTTCACTAACGGATATAACGATTTGGCGATCATCAACCCGGTTAAAGGTAAAGACGGATATACTATTACCGTTAAGAATGTGGGCGGCTTTGCTATACCGTTTGATGTACTGTTAACTTTTGCTGACGGAACCACTCAAACCATCCACAAAACCCCTGCCGTGTGGGAAACAAATCAAAAGGAGATCTACGTTACTTTCAAGGCCGCTATTGGTAAAAGCCTCAAATCGGTAATCCTGGCAGGCGGCATTTTTGTTGATGCAACCCCTCAGGATAATATTTGGACGCTGTAA
- a CDS encoding DNA mismatch repair protein MutS translates to MKYQLGDFVRFVDEKMEGYVTRIISDEMIGVTGEDDFEIPVLATKVTSVHGHSKLVGDEESTAEVTLPIGEFKSKGIHIAVVADAKAGSIVHLHLLNETSYQLLASVSTEQNKQYKGEYAGIIEPGTTAKIYSAKLADLQLWPKLVFQVLYHTKQNQPVPNPLNIAEQFKAKDFSGAKKLVPVIKQQGWMIQLDEPELVIDAQKLKESFFKPAEEKQVVAKPQQEVDLHIEKLRDDYQFLASSEILAIQLTNFKHALDAAIVHQMAEITFIHGAGNGILKHELHKLLSKNNKVQTFLDARKEKFGYGATKVMLK, encoded by the coding sequence ATGAAATATCAATTAGGTGATTTTGTGAGGTTTGTTGATGAGAAAATGGAAGGTTATGTAACCAGGATCATTAGCGATGAGATGATTGGCGTTACCGGCGAAGACGATTTCGAGATCCCCGTATTGGCTACCAAAGTAACATCGGTACACGGGCACAGCAAGTTGGTTGGCGATGAAGAATCGACAGCCGAGGTTACACTGCCAATCGGAGAATTTAAAAGCAAAGGCATTCATATCGCTGTAGTTGCCGATGCCAAAGCAGGATCCATTGTGCATTTACACCTTTTAAACGAGACCTCTTACCAATTGCTGGCATCGGTAAGTACCGAACAGAATAAGCAGTATAAAGGCGAGTACGCCGGTATTATTGAACCAGGTACAACGGCAAAAATATACTCCGCAAAACTGGCCGATTTGCAATTATGGCCTAAATTGGTCTTCCAGGTTTTGTATCATACCAAACAAAATCAGCCGGTGCCCAACCCGCTCAATATAGCTGAGCAATTTAAAGCGAAAGATTTTTCAGGAGCTAAAAAATTGGTCCCTGTTATTAAGCAGCAGGGATGGATGATACAGCTGGATGAACCTGAATTGGTGATCGATGCCCAAAAACTTAAAGAAAGCTTTTTTAAACCAGCTGAGGAAAAGCAGGTGGTTGCCAAACCGCAGCAGGAAGTTGACCTCCATATAGAAAAATTGCGCGACGACTACCAGTTCCTGGCCAGCAGCGAGATCCTGGCCATTCAGTTAACAAACTTTAAGCATGCGCTGGATGCTGCCATTGTTCATCAGATGGCCGAGATTACCTTTATTCATGGCGCTGGCAACGGAATTTTAAAACACGAACTGCACAAATTGCTCAGCAAAAATAATAAGGTGCAAACGTTTTTAGATGCAAGGAAAGAGAAATTCGGCTACGGCGCTACGAAGGTGATGCTGAAGTAG
- the katE gene encoding catalase HPII (Catalase HPII; monofunctional catalase that decomposes hydrogen peroxide into water and oxygen; serves to protect cells from the toxic effects of hydrogen peroxide), whose amino-acid sequence MANNKPADNPAAIPGNVKVDKLGEFRDDATGHMMTTNTGLKINDDQNSLKAGDRGPSLLEDFILREKITHFDHERIPERVVHARGSGAHGVFKLYEDQSAVTKAGFLNDVSLETPVFVRFSTVAGSKGSSDLARDVRGFAVRFYTQEGNFDLVGNNMPVFFIQDAIKFPDLIHAVKPEPDSEIPQAASAHDTFWDFISLMPESSHMVMWAMSDRALPRSLRMMEGFGVHTFRFVNAEGVASFVKFHWKPLLGVHSVAWSEAQAISGKDPDFHRRDLWEAIESGNFPEWELGVQIIPEEDEFKFEFDLLDSTKLVPEELVPVQRIGKMTLNRNPDNFFAETEQVAFHLGHVVPGIDFTNDPLLQGRLFSYTDTQLTRLGGPNFQEIPINRPVVPVYNNQRGGHMRQAINTGKVSYNPNTLGGNSPAQAKAAEGGYVSYNERIDARKIRARSKSFLDHFSQARLFFNSQSDPEKNHIVDALSFELGKVKTVAIRERMLGILSLIDKGLSAEVAYALGLHVPTPESPINHSVPADADQSDYESVQFESSLKKSDALSMANTIKDSIKTRKVAILAADGVDEKALSTIKNAIEAAGGAVNVIAPKLGFIISQHDEQIQADESFLGAASVLFDAVYVPGGVNSVAAIEAEPDAIHFLNEAFKHCKAIAADAGAIQVLEATYFSKKIESDEGVIIGEDPTQLADEFIAAIKQHRFWEREKPRKIPA is encoded by the coding sequence ATGGCAAACAATAAACCAGCAGATAATCCTGCAGCAATCCCCGGTAATGTCAAAGTTGATAAACTGGGCGAATTCCGGGACGACGCAACCGGTCACATGATGACCACCAATACGGGACTAAAGATCAACGACGATCAGAATTCACTGAAAGCGGGTGATCGCGGTCCATCCTTACTGGAAGATTTTATCCTAAGGGAAAAGATTACTCATTTTGATCATGAGCGAATTCCTGAGCGCGTGGTTCATGCCCGGGGTTCAGGTGCTCATGGTGTCTTCAAACTGTACGAAGATCAGTCGGCGGTGACTAAGGCGGGATTTTTAAATGACGTAAGCTTAGAAACACCCGTGTTTGTTCGTTTTTCTACAGTAGCGGGTTCCAAGGGGTCTAGCGACCTGGCAAGAGATGTGCGCGGCTTTGCCGTAAGATTTTACACCCAGGAAGGCAACTTCGATTTGGTGGGTAATAACATGCCGGTATTCTTTATCCAGGATGCAATTAAATTCCCTGATCTGATCCACGCTGTTAAGCCGGAACCGGACAGCGAAATTCCACAGGCAGCTTCTGCACATGATACTTTTTGGGATTTCATTTCTTTGATGCCGGAATCTTCGCACATGGTCATGTGGGCAATGAGTGATCGTGCCTTGCCGCGCAGCTTGCGTATGATGGAAGGATTCGGAGTTCATACCTTCCGTTTTGTAAATGCAGAAGGCGTAGCCAGCTTTGTAAAATTCCATTGGAAACCACTTTTGGGCGTCCATTCGGTAGCATGGAGCGAAGCACAAGCTATATCTGGTAAAGATCCGGATTTTCACCGTCGGGACCTTTGGGAGGCTATTGAAAGCGGCAATTTCCCGGAATGGGAATTAGGCGTACAGATAATTCCCGAAGAGGATGAGTTTAAGTTTGAATTCGATCTGCTGGATTCAACTAAATTGGTTCCAGAAGAATTAGTTCCGGTACAGCGCATTGGTAAAATGACACTGAACCGTAACCCTGATAATTTCTTTGCAGAGACAGAGCAGGTAGCTTTCCATTTAGGGCATGTAGTACCAGGGATAGACTTCACTAACGATCCACTTTTACAAGGTCGGTTGTTTTCCTATACTGATACGCAGTTAACCCGTTTAGGCGGACCAAACTTCCAGGAGATTCCAATTAACCGCCCGGTAGTTCCGGTTTACAATAATCAGCGTGGCGGCCACATGCGCCAGGCAATCAATACCGGCAAGGTGAGCTACAACCCAAATACCCTTGGGGGCAATTCACCAGCGCAGGCAAAAGCTGCGGAAGGTGGATATGTAAGTTATAACGAACGCATCGATGCCCGCAAAATCAGGGCGAGAAGCAAAAGCTTCCTTGATCACTTTAGCCAGGCACGCTTATTCTTCAACAGCCAGTCTGACCCGGAGAAAAACCATATTGTTGACGCTTTAAGTTTCGAACTGGGCAAAGTAAAAACCGTTGCCATCCGCGAGCGGATGCTGGGCATTTTATCATTAATAGATAAAGGCCTCTCTGCAGAAGTGGCTTATGCTTTAGGTTTGCACGTACCAACACCAGAGTCGCCAATTAACCACAGTGTGCCCGCAGATGCAGATCAGTCAGATTATGAATCTGTTCAGTTTGAAAGTTCGCTCAAAAAATCAGATGCATTGAGTATGGCCAACACCATTAAGGACAGTATTAAAACCCGTAAAGTTGCGATACTTGCCGCTGATGGAGTAGATGAAAAAGCATTATCCACTATAAAAAATGCCATTGAAGCAGCAGGCGGCGCGGTTAATGTTATTGCTCCGAAACTCGGCTTTATTATCTCTCAACATGATGAGCAAATCCAGGCGGACGAAAGTTTCCTTGGAGCAGCCTCCGTTTTATTTGATGCGGTATATGTACCGGGCGGCGTTAACAGTGTAGCTGCTATCGAAGCTGAACCGGATGCCATCCACTTTTTAAATGAGGCCTTTAAGCATTGCAAAGCGATCGCTGCGGATGCAGGTGCTATACAAGTACTGGAGGCAACTTATTTCAGCAAAAAGATCGAATCTGACGAGGGTGTTATTATTGGGGAAGACCCAACCCAATTAGCAGATGAGTTTATTGCTGCTATCAAACAGCACCGTTTTTGGGAAAGAGAAAAGCCGAGAAAGATTCCGGCCTAA
- a CDS encoding rubrerythrin family protein, which produces MKKATDSEPKFSTKTSPSAEPALLELFKDGIMDIYWAENHLVKTLPKMIAAATSSKLKTTITDHLEQTKGHVERLEKVFSLLGEEPLAKKCDAMEGLTKEGSGIVESTEQGTATRDVGIILASQKVEHYEIATYGGLTQLAKTLGLDDVAELLYQTLTEEKTADELLTEVAENDINYQASEEA; this is translated from the coding sequence ATGAAAAAAGCAACTGACTCTGAACCAAAGTTTTCCACTAAAACGTCTCCTTCGGCGGAACCCGCCTTATTAGAATTGTTTAAAGATGGAATAATGGACATTTACTGGGCAGAAAACCACCTGGTAAAAACACTTCCAAAGATGATAGCAGCAGCTACTTCATCGAAATTAAAAACAACAATAACAGATCACCTGGAGCAAACCAAAGGCCATGTTGAACGCTTGGAGAAAGTATTTTCACTCCTTGGCGAAGAACCCTTAGCCAAAAAGTGCGATGCTATGGAAGGTCTCACTAAAGAAGGCAGTGGTATAGTAGAAAGTACAGAGCAAGGCACAGCAACCCGTGATGTGGGTATTATACTGGCCTCGCAGAAAGTAGAACACTACGAAATTGCAACCTACGGCGGCCTGACTCAGCTAGCTAAAACATTAGGACTGGATGACGTAGCCGAGTTGCTGTACCAAACCCTAACCGAAGAAAAAACAGCAGACGAATTACTTACTGAAGTAGCAGAAAACGATATCAATTACCAGGCATCGGAAGAAGCATAA
- a CDS encoding short-chain dehydrogenase/reductase produces MSKVWFITGCSTGFGRELAKEVLSAGYRAAVASRNTDDVKDIVDKYPDTAIAVKLDVTNADEIAGAVTQINQRFGQIDVLVNNAGIGYFGAIEESEEDEVRQMFEINFWGLANVTKAVLPTLRAQRSGHIVNIASIGGLVGFPGVGYYNATKFAVDGFSDALAKETAPLGIKITVVCPSGFRTDWAGRSANDAKVVIADYKTTAGANKDNIRGYSGKQPGDPVLAVKAIVKAVEQENPPLHLLLGAGALKGGRNKLEVLKKDFDAWEETTLGADSPSK; encoded by the coding sequence ATGAGTAAAGTATGGTTTATAACAGGCTGCTCCACCGGATTCGGGCGCGAGCTGGCCAAAGAAGTATTATCAGCCGGTTACCGGGCTGCGGTGGCATCGCGAAATACAGATGATGTTAAAGATATAGTAGATAAATACCCCGATACAGCGATTGCAGTTAAATTAGATGTAACTAATGCAGATGAGATAGCAGGCGCAGTTACGCAGATCAATCAGCGATTTGGACAGATCGATGTCTTGGTGAACAACGCAGGTATTGGATATTTCGGTGCGATTGAAGAAAGTGAGGAGGATGAGGTGCGCCAGATGTTCGAGATCAACTTTTGGGGATTGGCCAATGTTACCAAAGCGGTATTGCCAACCCTGAGAGCGCAGCGCAGCGGCCATATTGTAAATATTGCTTCTATTGGCGGTCTGGTTGGGTTTCCTGGTGTTGGGTATTACAATGCTACGAAATTTGCGGTAGACGGTTTTTCTGATGCACTGGCAAAAGAAACTGCACCCTTAGGTATCAAAATAACTGTGGTATGCCCGAGTGGTTTCCGTACCGACTGGGCCGGCAGATCAGCAAATGATGCCAAAGTAGTGATAGCAGATTATAAAACTACTGCCGGTGCCAATAAGGACAATATCCGCGGCTACAGCGGCAAACAACCCGGCGATCCGGTGCTTGCAGTAAAAGCCATTGTGAAAGCTGTTGAGCAGGAGAACCCGCCGCTGCATTTATTGCTTGGCGCTGGCGCCCTGAAAGGCGGCCGTAACAAACTGGAAGTGCTGAAAAAAGACTTTGACGCATGGGAAGAAACCACGCTAGGCGCAGATTCTCCTTCAAAATAA